The proteins below are encoded in one region of Casimicrobium huifangae:
- a CDS encoding type B 50S ribosomal protein L31, translated as MQTGIHPEYREVVFHDTAANVKWITRSTLSTNRKITMDDGKEYPLVILEISSASHPFYTGKQQRILDTAGRVERFNKKYAKKAA; from the coding sequence ATGCAAACCGGAATTCACCCCGAATATCGCGAAGTCGTATTCCACGACACCGCTGCCAACGTGAAATGGATCACCCGTTCCACGCTCAGCACCAACCGCAAGATCACCATGGACGACGGCAAAGAGTATCCGCTGGTCATCCTCGAAATCTCCAGCGCCTCGCACCCGTTCTACACCGGCAAACAGCAGCGTATTCTCGACACCGCCGGTCGTGTTGAGCGCTTCAACAAGAAGTATGCCAAGAAGGCTGCCTAG
- a CDS encoding rhodanese-like domain-containing protein, with protein MSQILNIATYRFVGIDDPAALKATWLPKAKTLGLKGTILLAHEGINLFLAGAETAIRSFMASVDDDSRFAKLDLKESWSETVPFKRMKIKLKREIVTFRQEGVDPVNAPAPFMPPAELKRRLDAGEAIVLLDTRNDVEVAKGTFDNAVFWGNRNFTEFGHMARDHISELQGKTVVSFCTGGIRCEKAAPYLRDLGASDVYQLEGGILRYFEQIGRDHYHGDCFVFDERAALDPALGATAGAD; from the coding sequence ATGTCGCAAATTCTGAACATCGCAACCTACCGTTTCGTCGGTATCGACGACCCGGCTGCGCTGAAGGCCACCTGGCTGCCCAAAGCCAAGACCCTCGGACTGAAGGGCACCATTCTGCTGGCGCACGAAGGGATCAATTTGTTCCTCGCGGGTGCCGAGACGGCAATCCGCAGCTTCATGGCATCCGTTGACGACGATTCGCGTTTTGCCAAGCTCGACCTCAAGGAAAGCTGGAGCGAAACCGTGCCGTTCAAGCGCATGAAAATCAAGCTGAAGCGCGAGATCGTGACCTTCCGCCAGGAAGGCGTCGATCCGGTCAATGCGCCTGCGCCTTTCATGCCACCGGCTGAGCTGAAGCGCCGGCTGGACGCAGGCGAGGCAATCGTGCTGCTGGACACCCGCAATGACGTGGAAGTAGCCAAGGGCACTTTTGACAACGCTGTGTTCTGGGGCAATCGCAACTTCACCGAGTTCGGCCACATGGCACGCGATCACATCAGCGAGCTGCAGGGCAAGACTGTTGTCAGCTTTTGCACCGGGGGCATCCGCTGCGAGAAGGCCGCGCCCTATCTGCGCGACCTGGGGGCGAGTGATGTGTACCAGCTGGAAGGTGGCATCCTGCGCTATTTCGAGCAAATTGGCCGCGACCATTATCACGGCGACTGCTTTGTGTTCGACGAGCGAGCGGCGCTGGATCCGGCGCTGGGAGCGACCGCCGGCGCGGACTGA
- a CDS encoding spermidine synthase encodes MHFYAVVALSAFLLFLVQPLIAKQILPWFGGSSAVWTTCMLFFQGALLLGYAYADIAPRKLGAKRQPQLHIVFALIALLTLPILAPESWKPAGGEEPISRILLLLSVTIGLPYVLLSTTSPLIQSYFARLRPGQDPYRLFALSNAASLAALVAYPVAIEPYVGTRMQAWGWSTLFALFVLLLGALAWRVSRAQSPAGESVAVAGSTGEANSIGSPELKKQLRWIALSAAGSMLLLAVSNHITQNVASVPLLWILPLTLYLLTFILTFDGTGWYKRAGYAGPFLVLVSGMCFLLLNKDFQFDLVVQTSVFCVGLFVVCMVCHGELVLAKPAPEHLTRFYLLVSIGGALGALVVSVLAPLLFATYVETALALLVAALLFVPIAQAAHPFLQWVAVALAIGVVGTAGWYVREEHKNAVEVTRNFYGVLKVKSYDEPGSDGYLVRLVHGAILHGEQYPHEKWRREPTTYYTPTSGFGRAVNLQRENAPLTLNTQRIGMIGLGVGTVAAWCRAGDVCRIYEINAEVERLARKHFTYLTDSKGKVDVILGDARLSLEREASNQFTVLAVDAFSGDSIPMHLITQEAVRVFMNQVSSGGIVAYHVSNRFLDLPPVLAEIAAKENLAGVVIEDPAQTDNALHSSSTWVLLARNADTLKGIGDAGKPLQRSVGAPLWTDDFNNLLSVVKWKH; translated from the coding sequence ATGCACTTCTACGCGGTTGTCGCGCTGTCGGCGTTTTTGCTCTTTCTCGTCCAACCGCTCATTGCCAAGCAGATCCTGCCCTGGTTTGGTGGAAGCTCTGCGGTGTGGACCACCTGCATGCTGTTTTTCCAGGGCGCGTTGCTACTGGGCTACGCCTACGCGGACATTGCGCCGCGCAAGCTCGGTGCGAAGCGGCAACCGCAACTGCACATCGTCTTCGCCCTGATCGCGTTGCTGACGCTGCCGATTCTGGCGCCCGAGAGCTGGAAGCCCGCTGGCGGCGAGGAACCAATTTCGCGCATCCTGCTGTTACTGTCGGTGACTATCGGGTTGCCATACGTATTGCTTTCGACCACTAGCCCGTTGATCCAGAGCTACTTCGCACGGCTTCGTCCGGGGCAGGATCCGTACCGGTTGTTTGCGCTGTCGAATGCGGCGTCGCTGGCCGCACTGGTGGCCTATCCGGTTGCGATTGAGCCGTATGTCGGCACCCGCATGCAGGCGTGGGGCTGGTCGACCCTGTTTGCCCTGTTTGTGCTGCTGCTTGGCGCGCTGGCGTGGCGCGTCAGCCGCGCCCAGTCACCCGCAGGGGAAAGCGTCGCTGTGGCGGGGAGCACCGGTGAAGCGAACAGTATTGGTTCGCCTGAGCTTAAAAAGCAATTGCGCTGGATCGCACTGTCGGCCGCCGGCTCCATGCTGCTGCTGGCAGTGTCAAACCACATCACGCAGAACGTTGCCAGCGTCCCGCTGCTGTGGATACTGCCGCTGACGCTCTATCTGCTGACCTTCATCCTCACCTTTGACGGCACCGGCTGGTACAAGCGCGCTGGTTACGCGGGGCCGTTTCTGGTCCTCGTTTCCGGCATGTGTTTTTTGCTGCTGAACAAGGACTTTCAGTTCGATCTGGTCGTGCAGACCAGCGTGTTCTGCGTTGGTCTGTTCGTCGTCTGCATGGTCTGCCACGGCGAGCTGGTGCTGGCGAAACCTGCACCGGAGCATCTCACGCGTTTCTACTTGCTGGTGTCGATTGGCGGCGCGCTGGGAGCGCTGGTGGTCAGCGTGCTGGCGCCGTTGCTGTTCGCCACCTACGTTGAGACAGCCCTTGCGTTGCTCGTTGCTGCGTTGCTGTTCGTGCCCATCGCGCAGGCGGCACATCCGTTTCTGCAATGGGTGGCTGTAGCGCTGGCTATCGGCGTGGTCGGCACAGCGGGCTGGTATGTCAGGGAGGAACACAAGAACGCCGTCGAAGTGACGCGCAACTTTTACGGCGTACTGAAAGTGAAGTCCTACGACGAGCCGGGCAGCGATGGCTATCTGGTGCGCCTGGTGCACGGCGCGATCCTGCACGGCGAGCAGTATCCGCACGAGAAGTGGCGTCGCGAGCCGACCACGTACTACACGCCAACCTCCGGCTTCGGCCGTGCCGTCAACCTGCAGCGGGAGAACGCACCTCTGACCCTCAACACGCAGCGCATTGGCATGATCGGACTCGGCGTCGGCACAGTCGCCGCCTGGTGCCGTGCCGGCGACGTCTGCCGCATCTACGAAATCAACGCTGAAGTCGAGCGTCTAGCGCGCAAGCACTTCACCTATCTGACTGACAGCAAGGGCAAGGTTGACGTCATTCTCGGTGACGCCAGGCTGTCACTCGAGCGCGAGGCCAGCAACCAGTTCACTGTGCTCGCTGTTGACGCGTTTTCCGGCGACTCGATTCCGATGCACCTGATTACACAGGAGGCAGTACGCGTCTTCATGAACCAGGTGTCCAGCGGTGGTATCGTCGCCTACCACGTGTCCAACCGCTTTCTTGACCTGCCGCCAGTGTTGGCTGAAATCGCCGCGAAGGAGAATCTGGCCGGCGTGGTCATTGAAGACCCCGCCCAGACTGACAACGCCCTGCATTCGTCAAGTACCTGGGTGCTGCTCGCCCGCAACGCTGACACCCTCAAGGGCATCGGTGACGCTGGCAAGCCACTTCAGCGCAGTGTCGGCGCTCCGCTATGGACTGACGACTTCAACAACCTGCTTTCGGTGGTGAAGTGGAAGCACTGA
- a CDS encoding ketoacyl-ACP synthase III, whose product MTYAAITGWGKCMPPAVLSNADLATFLETDDEWITSRTGMKERRISHVNAIELSYVASMRALACAGLKASDIDLIVYGSCSFDEMVPNTASGLQYKLGASNAASMDVNTACTSFLYSWSTANAMIRTGVVKRALVVGVELISRYMDWENRGVAVLFGDGCAAIVIEATEERTGLLGETLGCIADSRGILRIGGYGATYANANVTFGDMSWIFDGPQIFKKAVQGMTDASAKTLAKVGVTAEQVDLVVPHQANSRIIEAVAKYAGIPMGKVHLTVQKYGNMSAATVPVAMVEALEEGRLQPHAKLLMPAFGAGLTVCSHYAEWGERTTPKDVSDVELAPCDKTALQMVLEMRAAKDIRGRSAAGLAAAYVVDQKPFGSQ is encoded by the coding sequence ATGACTTACGCCGCCATTACCGGTTGGGGCAAATGCATGCCGCCGGCCGTGCTCAGCAATGCTGATCTGGCAACTTTTCTGGAGACCGATGACGAGTGGATCACGTCACGCACCGGCATGAAGGAGCGGCGCATCTCGCACGTCAATGCCATCGAGCTTTCCTACGTAGCGTCGATGCGTGCGCTGGCCTGTGCCGGTCTCAAGGCGTCCGACATCGACCTCATCGTCTATGGGTCCTGCAGTTTCGACGAGATGGTGCCGAACACCGCGTCGGGACTGCAGTACAAGCTGGGTGCCAGCAATGCCGCGTCCATGGACGTCAACACGGCGTGTACGTCATTCCTGTATAGCTGGTCCACCGCCAACGCGATGATTCGCACCGGCGTGGTCAAGCGTGCGCTGGTGGTGGGGGTCGAGCTGATCTCGCGCTACATGGACTGGGAAAATCGCGGCGTTGCCGTGCTGTTCGGTGACGGCTGTGCGGCGATCGTCATTGAGGCCACCGAAGAACGTACCGGACTGCTTGGCGAAACGCTTGGCTGCATCGCTGACTCCCGTGGCATCCTGCGTATTGGTGGCTATGGCGCCACTTATGCCAACGCCAACGTGACTTTCGGCGACATGTCGTGGATCTTTGACGGGCCGCAGATTTTCAAGAAAGCGGTGCAGGGCATGACCGATGCCAGCGCAAAGACGCTTGCCAAGGTGGGCGTTACAGCCGAGCAGGTTGATCTCGTGGTGCCTCATCAGGCCAATTCGCGCATCATCGAGGCGGTGGCCAAGTACGCTGGCATTCCGATGGGCAAGGTCCACTTGACCGTGCAGAAGTACGGCAATATGAGCGCCGCCACGGTGCCGGTCGCGATGGTCGAAGCTCTGGAAGAGGGCCGTCTGCAGCCGCATGCAAAGCTGTTAATGCCCGCCTTCGGTGCCGGCCTCACCGTTTGTTCGCACTATGCCGAATGGGGCGAACGCACGACACCGAAAGACGTGTCGGATGTCGAACTGGCGCCGTGTGACAAGACGGCGCTCCAGATGGTGCTTGAAATGCGCGCTGCCAAAGACATTCGCGGCCGTAGCGCTGCTGGCTTGGCAGCGGCTTACGTCGTCGACCAGAAACCGTTCGGGTCGCAGTAG
- a CDS encoding ArnT family glycosyltransferase — MQPRINHQPTDRNKVRWKSWALLALIGFWLTSGVVGRDPWKPDEPVFIGILQSLLDPSLRTGWWRPMVAGVAVDSESILIHWLNAPLVLALKSLLPLHEAARITNVLWTSLGVAALFAAARRWSGGHISYLAAIIAIGCVGLYDRAHAYGPDIPVFAAVALALYGCACLAEAPRRATLALSAAIVVAFAGRSVLGFTVVALPLLLLCFAPVYSMHRVALVRALLFASVVCAVWLAAFALRDSAGFAEWVDADFGLKLEDRDRFGPTFYLSTLLWFAWPAWPVAIWLVTLRARGFGGGWQRGEVIAPIIFAASAFAAVSALTEPRAVHTLYLLPPIIMLAAFGVDTLKRTWYALIDWFGILVLGLTAIAVVLVASSIYFGWPPMIAQRITAYVPEFAGHAPWLGYGVALIAFVIWIALIQPAHQHARRAMINWAGCVTFLWIVAQALLISPANHIMSYRGVFSALDGKWPKSGCVNSVELSTSQAAMLQYLVSRRTVPVDSIDEANCPFVLLQRYRGTPPAPTAADYALRFRGNRPGDNAEAFELYEKTLSPAPADTPNDSKTDAP, encoded by the coding sequence ATGCAACCACGCATCAACCATCAACCCACCGACCGCAACAAAGTGCGGTGGAAGTCATGGGCATTGCTCGCACTGATCGGCTTCTGGCTGACCTCTGGCGTGGTTGGCCGCGACCCCTGGAAGCCCGATGAACCGGTCTTCATCGGTATCCTGCAAAGCCTGCTGGACCCGAGCCTGCGCACCGGCTGGTGGCGCCCCATGGTCGCTGGCGTTGCCGTTGACTCGGAAAGCATCCTGATTCACTGGTTGAACGCGCCACTGGTGCTGGCGCTGAAAAGCCTGCTGCCGCTACACGAGGCCGCCCGCATCACCAACGTGCTCTGGACCTCGCTCGGCGTCGCCGCCCTGTTCGCCGCTGCGCGCCGCTGGAGCGGTGGGCACATCTCTTACCTCGCTGCGATCATTGCCATCGGCTGCGTCGGTCTCTACGATCGCGCCCACGCCTACGGTCCCGATATCCCGGTGTTTGCGGCGGTAGCGCTGGCACTCTACGGTTGCGCCTGCCTGGCCGAGGCGCCGCGACGGGCAACGCTGGCGCTTTCGGCAGCAATCGTCGTCGCATTCGCAGGACGCTCGGTGCTGGGGTTTACCGTCGTCGCACTGCCATTGCTGCTGCTCTGTTTCGCGCCCGTGTATTCGATGCACCGGGTGGCACTGGTTCGCGCTTTGCTGTTCGCGAGTGTCGTTTGCGCGGTCTGGCTGGCGGCGTTTGCGTTGCGTGACAGTGCCGGTTTCGCGGAATGGGTCGACGCCGACTTTGGTCTCAAGCTGGAGGATCGCGACCGCTTCGGCCCGACGTTTTACCTCAGTACGCTGCTCTGGTTCGCCTGGCCAGCCTGGCCTGTGGCCATCTGGCTGGTCACGCTGCGGGCGCGGGGCTTCGGCGGCGGTTGGCAGCGCGGTGAAGTGATTGCGCCCATCATCTTCGCAGCAAGCGCGTTCGCGGCGGTTTCTGCGCTGACCGAGCCACGGGCTGTCCACACCCTCTATCTGCTGCCACCGATCATCATGCTGGCCGCCTTCGGCGTCGATACGCTCAAGCGCACCTGGTATGCGCTGATCGACTGGTTCGGCATTCTGGTGCTCGGGCTGACCGCCATCGCCGTGGTGCTCGTCGCTTCGTCAATCTACTTCGGCTGGCCACCGATGATCGCCCAGCGCATCACCGCCTATGTGCCCGAATTTGCCGGCCACGCGCCGTGGCTTGGTTACGGCGTGGCGCTGATCGCATTTGTCATCTGGATTGCGCTCATCCAGCCGGCGCATCAGCACGCCCGCCGTGCCATGATCAACTGGGCGGGTTGCGTTACGTTTCTGTGGATCGTGGCGCAGGCGCTGCTGATCTCACCGGCCAATCACATCATGTCCTATCGTGGCGTGTTCAGCGCGCTTGATGGCAAGTGGCCGAAGTCCGGCTGCGTCAACTCGGTCGAACTTTCGACCTCGCAGGCGGCAATGCTGCAATATCTGGTTTCGCGCCGCACGGTACCGGTTGACAGCATTGATGAGGCCAATTGCCCGTTCGTGCTGCTGCAGCGCTATCGTGGCACACCTCCGGCGCCAACGGCAGCCGACTACGCGCTGCGCTTCCGCGGCAACCGCCCCGGCGATAATGCCGAGGCCTTCGAGTTGTACGAAAAGACACTTTCCCCTGCCCCGGCAGATACTCCGAACGACAGCAAGACGGATGCCCCATGA
- a CDS encoding dienelactone hydrolase family protein, with translation MNGQWIDIKAHDGGSFGAYMSTPPKGKGPGLVIIQEIWGVNEHIREVADQYAMDGFTVFAPDVFWRQQPRVDLGYNDVDTPKAFAYMTALDAPNAAKDLVATATALRAHPACNGRVASLGFCMGGRLSFVCAAEGAVDAAVCYYGGGIHNMLDRVPSIKVPMLLHFAEKDGYIPMPAVESVKGAFAGRDDVRVDVYGGVDHGFNCWGRPMYNQKAAALARGRSLSFLSGVIC, from the coding sequence ATGAACGGACAGTGGATCGACATCAAGGCTCATGACGGCGGCAGTTTTGGCGCGTATATGTCGACGCCACCAAAAGGCAAGGGGCCCGGCCTCGTCATCATCCAGGAAATCTGGGGCGTCAACGAGCACATTCGTGAAGTTGCCGACCAGTACGCCATGGATGGCTTCACCGTGTTCGCGCCGGACGTGTTCTGGCGCCAGCAGCCGCGTGTGGATCTGGGCTACAACGATGTCGATACGCCAAAGGCATTTGCCTACATGACGGCGCTCGACGCGCCAAATGCCGCGAAAGATCTGGTCGCGACGGCGACGGCGCTACGCGCTCATCCGGCGTGCAACGGGCGCGTCGCCAGCCTTGGCTTCTGCATGGGCGGTCGCCTGTCGTTCGTCTGCGCAGCTGAGGGCGCGGTGGATGCGGCGGTTTGCTACTACGGCGGTGGTATTCACAACATGCTCGACCGCGTGCCGTCGATCAAGGTGCCGATGTTGCTGCATTTCGCAGAGAAGGACGGCTACATCCCTATGCCTGCTGTTGAGTCCGTGAAAGGCGCGTTCGCCGGTCGCGACGATGTTCGGGTCGATGTCTACGGTGGTGTCGATCACGGCTTCAACTGCTGGGGGCGTCCGATGTACAACCAGAAGGCGGCGGCGCTTGCACGTGGCCGCTCGTTGTCATTTCTGTCGGGCGTGATCTGCTGA
- the proB gene encoding glutamate 5-kinase, giving the protein MSSFEILKPARRVVAKVGSALVTNGGAGIDRSAIARWATDVAALRQRGVEVVFVSSGAVAEGMARLGWKERPKAISELQAAAAVGQMGLVNVYEQAFGAHGLRTAQVLLTHEDLADRKRYLNARSTLLALLKHNVIPIINENDTVTTDEIKFGDNDTLGALVANLVDAQALVLLTDQRGLYTADPRRDQTAQFVSVGRADDVQYEAMAGGTGTGISRGGMLTKILAARRAANTGIHTVIASGHEQNVLQRVLGGEAIGTLLYAPEASLAKRKSWLADLLQMRGRVTLDAGASKALLHGGKSLLPIGVTAVSGEFERGEVIVCVDEHGRELARGLANYSSSETLRIMRKPSTEIEAVLGYVDEDELIHRDNLVVTA; this is encoded by the coding sequence ATGTCTTCTTTTGAAATTCTCAAACCCGCCCGCCGCGTCGTCGCCAAAGTCGGTAGCGCACTGGTGACCAATGGCGGTGCGGGCATTGACCGCAGCGCGATCGCCCGCTGGGCCACTGATGTCGCGGCGCTGCGCCAGCGTGGTGTCGAAGTTGTATTCGTGTCGTCTGGCGCCGTCGCCGAAGGCATGGCACGGCTCGGCTGGAAGGAACGTCCGAAGGCGATCTCCGAGCTGCAGGCGGCTGCTGCGGTCGGTCAGATGGGGCTGGTCAACGTCTATGAGCAGGCGTTCGGCGCGCACGGCCTGCGCACGGCGCAGGTGCTGCTCACCCACGAAGATCTGGCCGACCGCAAACGCTATCTCAACGCCCGTTCGACGCTGCTGGCGCTGCTCAAGCACAACGTCATTCCGATCATCAACGAGAACGACACCGTCACCACCGACGAAATCAAGTTCGGCGACAACGATACCCTCGGCGCACTGGTCGCCAATCTCGTCGATGCGCAAGCGCTGGTGCTGTTGACCGACCAGCGCGGCCTCTACACGGCGGACCCGCGCCGAGACCAAACGGCGCAGTTCGTCAGCGTCGGCCGCGCCGATGACGTGCAGTACGAGGCGATGGCGGGCGGCACTGGCACCGGCATTTCTCGCGGCGGCATGCTGACCAAGATCCTCGCCGCACGCCGCGCAGCAAACACCGGCATCCACACCGTCATTGCGAGCGGTCATGAGCAGAACGTGCTGCAACGTGTGCTCGGTGGCGAGGCCATCGGCACCCTGCTCTACGCGCCGGAGGCCAGCCTCGCCAAACGCAAGAGCTGGCTGGCCGACCTGCTGCAGATGCGCGGTCGCGTCACACTGGATGCTGGCGCCAGCAAGGCATTGCTGCATGGCGGCAAAAGCCTGCTGCCGATTGGCGTGACGGCGGTCAGCGGTGAATTCGAGCGCGGCGAAGTGATCGTCTGTGTCGATGAGCATGGCCGTGAGCTGGCACGCGGCCTCGCCAACTACTCGTCGAGCGAGACCTTGAGGATCATGCGCAAACCCTCAACTGAAATTGAGGCCGTGCTCGGTTACGTCGACGAGGATGAGTTGATCCATCGCGACAATCTGGTGGTGACGGCCTGA
- a CDS encoding Do family serine endopeptidase: protein MKPVRALLLATSTSLLALFTGQSLAQPGLPAPMPRQAAPGLSGAMPSLAPVVNQTAAGVVNISTLTRSAESDNPMFNDPFFRRFFGAPERPREAQASGSGVIVDAAKGYVLTNHHVVKGATKIVVTLRDRREFTAKLIGSDPATDIALVQIPAERLTAVKVGESDALQVGDYVLAIGNPFGVGQTVTSGIVSALGRAGLNIEGYEDFIQTDASINPGNSGGALINLRGELIGINTAIIGPTGGNVGIGFAVPTNMAMRVMDQLARFGEVKRGGIGIAAVGEVTQDIAKEQKLPAIEGAVINTVISGSPADKAGLRKGDVVLNANGRPVRTGYDLRNQQGLTPIGQALDLTVMRNGSQRHVRITIETPARAQGLKPEKVNELPGTELASIPKELNRRGVYVLDVDESSEAYQIGLRENDILLGINGNYVSSPQEVRRAIRESNRFVVFNLLRGDNRIDLRARKGASQGA from the coding sequence ATGAAACCTGTTCGCGCCCTCCTTCTCGCCACCTCCACCAGCCTGCTGGCCCTGTTCACCGGGCAAAGCCTGGCGCAACCCGGTTTGCCCGCGCCGATGCCCCGCCAGGCGGCGCCCGGCCTCAGCGGTGCGATGCCTTCTCTCGCACCGGTAGTCAATCAGACGGCAGCCGGCGTGGTCAACATCTCAACGCTCACGCGCAGCGCCGAGAGCGACAACCCGATGTTCAACGACCCGTTCTTCCGCCGCTTCTTCGGCGCGCCGGAACGGCCGCGGGAGGCGCAGGCGTCTGGCTCCGGCGTCATCGTGGATGCGGCCAAGGGCTACGTGTTGACCAATCACCATGTGGTGAAAGGTGCCACCAAAATCGTCGTCACCCTGCGCGACCGCCGCGAGTTCACGGCCAAACTGATCGGCTCTGACCCCGCCACCGACATCGCGCTGGTGCAAATCCCGGCTGAGCGGCTCACCGCGGTCAAGGTGGGCGAATCGGATGCGCTGCAGGTGGGGGACTATGTGCTGGCCATCGGCAACCCATTTGGCGTTGGGCAAACCGTCACGTCCGGCATCGTTTCGGCGCTCGGCCGCGCCGGGCTCAATATTGAAGGCTATGAAGATTTCATCCAGACCGATGCCTCGATCAACCCTGGCAATTCGGGTGGCGCGCTGATCAATTTGCGCGGTGAGCTGATCGGCATCAACACGGCCATCATCGGCCCGACTGGCGGTAACGTCGGCATCGGCTTCGCAGTGCCAACCAACATGGCGATGCGGGTGATGGACCAGCTTGCGCGCTTCGGTGAAGTCAAGCGCGGCGGAATTGGCATCGCGGCCGTTGGCGAGGTCACCCAGGACATCGCGAAGGAGCAAAAACTTCCGGCCATTGAAGGCGCAGTGATCAACACCGTGATCTCCGGCAGCCCGGCCGACAAGGCGGGGCTGAGGAAAGGTGACGTCGTACTCAATGCCAACGGCCGGCCGGTACGTACCGGCTACGACCTGCGCAACCAGCAGGGCCTGACGCCAATTGGACAGGCACTTGATCTCACCGTGATGCGCAACGGCAGCCAGCGCCACGTGCGCATCACCATCGAGACCCCGGCCCGTGCCCAAGGGCTGAAGCCGGAAAAAGTCAACGAGCTGCCTGGCACCGAGCTGGCCAGCATCCCGAAGGAGCTGAACCGGCGCGGCGTCTACGTGCTCGACGTGGATGAAAGCAGCGAGGCCTATCAGATCGGCCTGCGCGAGAACGACATCCTGCTCGGCATCAACGGCAACTACGTCAGCTCGCCGCAGGAGGTACGCCGCGCGATTCGCGAGTCGAACCGCTTTGTCGTGTTCAACCTGTTGCGCGGTGATAATCGCATCGACCTGCGGGCGCGCAAGGGCGCGTCGCAAGGCGCCTAA
- the htpX gene encoding protease HtpX: protein MKRILLFVLTNVAVVAVLGLVSSIFGLNKFLGPRGLNLGALLGFALVMGFTGAIFSLLISKMVAKWTMGVEIINDSPDPTHQWIVQTVRRFSERAGIGMPDVGIYEGEPNAFATGAFKNSALVAVSTGLLQSMNREEVEAVIGHEIAHVTNGDMVTMTLIQGVMNTFVIFLSRVIGYFVDRVILRNDRDSVGIGYTISVFVLDLVLGFVAHMVVAWFSRQREFRADAGAADLMGTTQPMQHALARLGGLQPGELAGPVKAMGIGGGMGSLFSTHPPIEDRIRALQERR from the coding sequence ATGAAACGAATTCTTCTCTTCGTCCTGACCAATGTCGCGGTAGTCGCGGTGCTTGGTCTGGTGTCGAGTATTTTTGGCCTGAACAAATTCCTCGGACCGCGCGGACTCAATCTGGGCGCCTTGCTCGGCTTTGCGCTGGTGATGGGCTTCACCGGTGCCATCTTTTCGTTGCTGATCAGCAAGATGGTGGCCAAGTGGACGATGGGTGTTGAGATCATCAACGATTCACCGGATCCGACCCATCAGTGGATCGTGCAGACGGTGCGCCGGTTCTCGGAAAGAGCCGGCATCGGCATGCCCGACGTTGGCATTTATGAGGGCGAGCCCAACGCTTTCGCCACCGGTGCGTTCAAGAATTCAGCGCTGGTGGCGGTATCGACCGGATTGCTGCAAAGCATGAACCGCGAGGAAGTGGAGGCAGTGATCGGGCACGAGATCGCCCACGTGACCAATGGCGACATGGTCACCATGACACTCATTCAGGGCGTCATGAATACGTTTGTGATCTTCCTCTCACGCGTCATCGGGTACTTTGTTGATCGTGTCATCCTGCGCAATGATCGCGACAGCGTGGGCATCGGCTACACCATCTCGGTATTTGTCCTTGATCTGGTGCTCGGCTTCGTCGCGCACATGGTGGTCGCCTGGTTCTCGCGGCAGCGCGAATTCCGCGCCGATGCCGGCGCTGCCGACCTGATGGGCACGACGCAACCGATGCAACACGCGCTGGCGCGTCTGGGTGGCCTGCAGCCGGGCGAGCTCGCGGGACCGGTGAAGGCGATGGGCATCGGTGGCGGCATGGGTTCGCTGTTCTCCACCCATCCGCCGATCGAAGACCGGATTCGCGCGCTGCAGGAGCGTCGCTGA